Below is a genomic region from Primulina eburnea isolate SZY01 chromosome 9, ASM2296580v1, whole genome shotgun sequence.
GAATCTACATAATATTGAAATTCTTATACCATATTGCAGAAAATAGAACAAAAAATTTCATTTAGTTGCGTATGCAGTAGACTACACCATACTGAGGCAAACACCATTGCCAAGAAGCTCAGTGCCACAAATTCAACATAAATGTCACCAAGCATAAATCATTAAACAATCAATTAATTCATCAATTGGTCCCAAGAAACACCAAATCAACAttaaaacatcattaaataaaaacaaaagaaacaacATAATATCTAAACTTCATAATCAAGTTCAGTTAAGCCCTTTAATCATTTGTGGCCCTCCAAATCATACTTCCAACCACTCTGTGGATCAATCTCATCAATGGTGATCCCTTTTTCTCTACTGTCATCAAAATTTTGAAGCCTCATGTTGTAATGAACATACGTCGAATCAGTCAAAGCTTTTATCTCTATTTGCTCATCTCCATTCGTCAGCATCAGCTCTGCAAAGCTCCTCGTGAGGTTGAACTTTGAGGCACCATCACAAGTTTGGCTAAGAATGCGAATAGCACATCTCTGCAATTCACGATATTCTACACCATGAATTGACCACCAAGTTTCTGCAGAAAACGTTTGGAAGTTAGGCAGATTGACTTTTAGTGGAAAAATGGCATCAGTACACAGAAGGTTATCGCAAAGACCTGGAGGAAAATACACTAGGGGGTTGCTGGTACTTTCACCAGAAATCTGTTTTCTTTTCCGGTGCTTTTCAATTTGGAGCTCTAGTTTTGTTTGGTACTTTTTAAGTTGGTGCTGTACCAAATCTTGAACGCAGGGATCTCTACCCATAAGCATCATGCAAAGGTTCATATCCTCGACAATGTTTGGATCAGAGCTACTTGACTCCATGTATCTCGGGTTCAAAAAGTAGCCAGCAGAATGAAGGGAAATGTGCAGATGGTTTTTCCAAATCTCGTCTATTTCTCTCCAAAACGGCATGTCATGAGATTCCATGTGGTTAAACCCCACTCTGATTTTTCCCTTGACCTGAGAAATTATTTTGGAAATGAAACCAGTTTGCGGCTTATTGGTATTATACACAGAGTTTAATGCACATACAAGAGGCATCGATGCCTTCAAAGCCATCGTCGCCTCTTTCCAGAAGAAAGTGTTCTTTACCAAGCCAGCAACTTGTTTGCCTTCGGTTAAAGTTGACATTCCCGAGGTTTTCCAGTCACTAGAAACAAAGAATGCTTTCAAAAGTTCCTTCTTTGAAACGATGCTGTCGAGTGTTAAATATGGAACGATTGACTTGATTTTGGATGGTCTGACTAGCTTCTGAATGCAAACAAAATCTTTCAAATGTTTTAAAGCACTGGCATGATTCCGAACAAACTCTATGATAACTCTAGCCTTCGCCAATGCATTTTCAATGCAACTCATCGTTTTGAATTTCTCTAGCATCAACTCGATGCAAGTGGATGCACTTACAGTCCAAAAAAAATGCTTTACTTTTCCACTAGTCGCTTGCCAACTAAATTCATAGAAACAGATGTTGAATATGTAATGATTTGAACAACATTCTCGACTCCAACATCCTGAAGAACTTCGTCAAGGAATAATTGCATGGCATCAACATTGCCCACAAAAGATGATATATCTGATGATTTTAGATAAATCACACCTCGAGGACAATAGACCAAAATATTGACGAGATTTCGACCACTTGAATCAATCCAACCATCTAACAAGATGCTGCAACCAGTAGTTTCCCATGTCTTTCTCATTTCCTCGACGTAGAGTTGCATGTTTAATAATGAATCCTCCAAGATCCATCCTTTCAACTCCTTAAGACTGGGAATATTATTCATAATTGGCCCATGCCCAAAAAAGCAACTGACCATCTCCAGGAAGAATGTCTCTTCCACGTCTTTAAATGGATGGCCTGTTCCATAGAAGAACCTACCTACACTTTTTTTTACCTCCATCTCCGACGAATTTTCATGGCTACTGGTGCCAACTTCAGAAAACTTTGTTTTCTTAATGGAAGAAGCTCTTTTAAACCCTGAATTTTCTAATAGACAGTCCCCTTCAGATATATCGACTTGGGTATTAGCTTTATTAATGTTGACATTACCCTTAGGAGCGCTCAAACTTCTCTTCAAATTAGTTATTTTCTTTTCAAGCAAGACTGCCTCAAATACTTCTTCCACATCGGCTGGAACTTTCAAGCAAGGCATTACATCATTTCCTACCGCTCCCAAATGGCATTTGAGGCGATGGAACCACTAACTAGTTTACCACAGTAGTCACATTTGACACTCTTCTTTAGTGGATCCATCGGAATGCCATGATCATGAACATTTATTATATCGTTAGATGCCATCATTGAAGATAAATGTTCGCTGATGTATGCAGCTGCAATATCCACCTACATGccaacaaataaaataattccatGAAAACATAACATTCTAGCTCATGTACATTAAAGATGAATCGAATTGTAAAGCCCAACTCACAGTTAAACggtaaatattttattcaatgGGCACGGCTAGCATTTCTAGTAGCCAGAGGAAAAGTAAAAAAACAGAGTAAATAATCGGTGAGGATCTTCAACAAAGTATGGGAGTTCTAGCATAAGCCAACAGAAAACTAAAATATCCCGTCAGTTTAGCCAACTAGATCGATGGAACACCATATCAGTCACACTAACCTCTTACTTCAGATTGGCTAGGCAATTTAAGATCTTGCTGAGGAGATCTATTTTATCTGATAGCATATCATATGTGTTTGAGACTGAAAATACTATAGGATACGCAGGCTGGGAATCTAGCACATCCAACACATTGCAATGATCTAGAAGGAACTATAAATGCGCTACAAATGAACCTCAGACATACTTTCATTGACATCATGACCCCTGCTCTTGGGATAATATCTGCTTATAGCAACACTCTGAGTCTCTGACCAGTTGAATACAAATCAAGTGAAGGACAAAGGGAGAGAGATTTCTGATAGAGCTACCATGGACACATGTAAAGACTTGTTAGGTGTAAATTCAATCCATGAAGAGTACAACCATAATTTTATCAAAGAAGCCTAAACTTAGgttggtgtaagatcaatagaGATGACAGTGTTGTCAAtggataaataaattaaaaacaatGCAGAAATTGAGGAACATGAAGAGATGAAAAGGAATGGAGGCATTTGGGCTTCTGTTgcatatttacaaaaaaaacaaTCAAAGAAGCAAAGGTACTAGTAGACAGGAAGGCCTCGGACTATCCTGACACCCATTTTTGACACCTAGGCTACACAAAAAAACATGAGAATATATAAACGCACAACTCACCCCCATTTGCAGAACCATAAGCACCTAAGACAACATTAACAAAGACATGCTAGTGAATTGCCACCAAAAAGGTAGGCGATGTTTGGCAAACAATGTTTTTTATCGATATATTTCTCAGGGACATGGTCTACGAATTGGGGAAACTGAACCTTGTCTAGAACTGTAATAAACTAAAACGAAATTTGGGTTAATCAATGTTTACTCCATCAAATTCTCAACTTAAGTTCGCCTCATTTATTTTCCCCAATCGTATCCATAAGTGCTAAATAAGAAATAAAATTGTTGTACGAATGCTTGCATCAAAAATTAAACTACAGAGACCTTTAAATATCACATTAAAAGATTCCACTTAGCGCTTCCGTATTTCCGAATTTAGTATCCAAATAACCTTTTGAAACCAATAATCAATTGCGTACTTATCCCACAGTCGCTGTTTTGCATTCATTAGTAACAAAAACACAAGCGTAAATTGTCAGCATTGCTTTGGTAGATAGTATTTCATGATTTCAATCAGATATAAATGGCAATCTACATCTCTAACTCAATACTTATTCAATcacaattttgaaaaaaaaaaatttacacaaGATTTGCATATTTTTGTCAGATCCATGGGCTATTGTTAAGATATATAACCCTAATTGCCtgcaataaaaaattattacagaTCAACCTTGATCTCTTCAAGAGAAAAAAAAGGGCCAAAAGCAGAACCTCCAATTAAGCTCTGGCAATTGGACGCCCACGAAAACAGTTCAGAaacataaaaaaacatataggCCGAATAACAAACAAGAACGAAATGCAATCAAGTTCATTCAAATTGAGTATCAAATACAAGAAATGAAGAATTCATTGCACCAAGTTTAATTTCGATTACCGGCTCCGAATGTGGATCAAAATcttaagataattttttttctccGCCCTTGATGAAGAAATGGGATAAGACTCCAATGTGAAAGTAACACGATAATGATTAGTGTGCTAAGTACAACAGAAGTGATTAATAACGTAAATCTGTTTGTCTATTACTTATCCAACATGTGTCGAAATGTGAGGTAGAATTGTTGCCTTTTATTGCCCGTTCAACATTAATTTACAAGCAAGATTAGGATTTGGATTTTGGGCCATAAAACAATAAATGGGCTAAGCAATGAACAAAGAAATACACTAGAGGTGTTTAGTCCAGTCCCCTCACTGCCCCCAAACAACcattaaaaaatcatattttaaaaaagagTGCCACAATTCCTTTGGAACTATGAAGGTAAGAAAATACAATGATATACAAGAATCATTAAGCAGTCATTTCTAGTTATATTGTTAAACTGAAAATGGACGAACTCCAATAAGAAAGATAATCCAATCCATACTAATAGAGAAAGTGGAAATATTAATTTTACACGATCGAAGTGGCAAGATCTACatataaataaagttttaataacCACAAAGTACTTGCCAAATCCATTCTCCAACTTGTTTCACCATACGATTAGGTCATATCATCATTAAAGCACCAAAATTTTCTTCGGAAAAGACAATTTTTCCAATATCTATGAACTGATAAACATTTCTTAGATTACAACAAAAAATAGTTTGGAATgaaaaaaagaaattttaaagaaataaaGAGACGAAAACAAAGTCTAGCAAAACATTAAAGTAaggcaatttttttttaatcaaatgtCTTTAAAACTTTGTTTGAACAGTCAAAAATCTCTTATACACTGACACTGCATATTTTTTTAGCATGAGTGTACATTGGCATCATCACAACTTCCTACAAAAGATATCACTAAATTCATCTAAAACCGAAAAACCGCAAATAAATTCATCATAGATTTGCTTAATATTTTTTAAGCACTAAGGTTCTGAAAAAATCAAACACTTGAGGCCATACAATGAAAGCACACATGTACAATTTCATCGAGCTTCAGGTACTTCATGCCCTTATTATTTTTCAGCGCTTCGTCTAAACAGTCTAAAATAATTTCAACTCAATGAAAAATAACATCAACAAGCTTAATGCCTTAATCTAATCTCTATTGCTTTATATACGATTTTAAATATGAAGAGAAACTGAATTCATGTATCAGGAGCCATTTACTCAAAAAGAATCAACCAATTCCCTAGTATATCTTTAGCTAGATTTCAAGTATCCCTAGTTATGGAAAATTTCTGAAGAGTTGACTATCACTATGATAACTGAACTAGTGACGTAAATGGAGCTTATGGTGAAATACTGAATGTAGAGGTTACCGATAAAGAGTCTGACAATAGAATGAATAAGTTTTATGTTAAACCAAGAATatcgattttgattgtatcgaCGTATGCTCTGGGTGTTAATCGCTATGTATGAAATCACACCATGTGATTCATATGCTCTGGGTGTTAATCACTATGTATGAAATCACACCATGTGattttttacgatccaagtaaTTTCCCGACCGAAAAAATTAGGAATTGTTTTGGAGGTCAAGGAGTTTTGTGTATGGAAAGCaagcatatattttaaatccaATTCCCCGAGTTATTGAAGGGAAGTGAGAGCCACAAAAACAAACTTAAGGAGGACGCCTTTGAGGGTGGGTTCGTGGGATGGGGAAGTGTTTTGAAACCGGTCCCCCAACACCTTTCAACTATTTGCAATGCATACTACAAAATGTTTCCAAGTCTTCTAGAATTCGTGATAATGCTGAAGTATCTAAGTATTTTCAAATGTGGAGAAGGGTTACTCAAGCGTACTTTATATAAGGAAGAAATATAGTTTGCATCACATCATTAGAGGCCTCTAAACCGTATGAAGTATCAAGGAACAGACTGGTACGGGTGCTCGAGAATCCACTCCTTTTTTTGCAAATAATGTGTGGGATGGGGTAGTTTTTTTGGGTCTCCTGACACCTTGCAATTATCTTCAATGCATACTATCAATGTTTCTAAGTTTGCCAGAGTTGATGATAGTGCTGTAGTATCTAACAGCAATTATCTTCAATGCATACTAGCAATGTTTCTAAGTTCGCTAGAGTTGATGATAATGCTGAAGTATCTAACAATCTTCAAATGTGAAGTGGTTTACTCAGAGGTACTTTTTTACAAGGAAGAAATAAAGTTTGTATTACATAATCAGCTCACTCTAAACTGTATGAGGTATTAGTGCATAGACAGGTATGACTGCTCACAAATCAAATGATTTTGTCGCAAATATCTATTTCACCCAGATCATGATTTTTCCCACTAATAAAATCTTTCATTTCATATGGAAGACGATGATTTTTCATTAGACAATAATTTAATTGCGTATCACCACTTAATAAATAAATCCTTACTACGAATTTGTTAGCAATATATTAACCAATTCAAGTATTGCATGCCtgaacaatattttttataatcaaTTTGATTTCTATTCAAATGAAATActatgataatggtaaaaatagtGAAAGGTGATActgtaattttaaattaatatatttaaatgggGTCCTACTATCATTGTAAAAATCACCGAGAGGCTAagtgaaatttgaaataatgaaaaaaaaaggaaaaagacaAGAGGgactaaattaataattttagatAAATCACACCTCGTGGAAAATAGACCAAAATATTCAAGAGATTTCGACCACTTGAATCAATCCAACCATCTGACAAGATGCTGCAACCAGTAGTTTCCCATGTTTTTTCTCATTTCCTCGACGTATAGTTGCATATTTAATAATGAATCCTCCAAGATCCATCCTTTCAACTCCTTAAGACTGGGAATATTATTCATCCCATGCCCAAAAAAGTAACTGACCATCTCCAGGAAGAAAGTCTCTTCAACTTCTTTAAATTGATGGCCTGATCCATAGAAGAACCTACCTACACTTTTTTTACATCCATCTCCGACGAATCTTCATGGCAAGGCATTGCATCCACTCCTACCGCTCCCAAATGGCATTTGAGGCGATGGAAACCACCAACTACTTTACATCAGTAGTTACATTTGACATTCTTCTTTAGTGGATCCATTGGAATGCCATGATCATGAACATTTATGCATCTTTGACGGTGTTCACTAATGTATGCAGGTGCAATATCCACCTACATGCcaacaaacaaaataattaatGAAAATGTATTTGAAGGGAAAAAACTAGTATGCATTCTAGCTCATGTATATTAAAGATGAATCATAACTGCAAAGACCAACCACGACTTAAATGGTAAATATTTTCTTCAATGGTCCCCGCTAG
It encodes:
- the LOC140841491 gene encoding uncharacterized protein isoform X1, producing MLEKFKTMSCIENALAKARVIIEFVRNHASALKHLKDFVCIQKLVRPSKIKSIVPYLTLDSIVSKKELLKAFFVSSDWKTSGMSTLTEGKQVAGLVKNTFFWKEATMALKASMPLVCALNSVYNTNKPQTGFISKIISQVKGKIRVGFNHMESHDMPFWREIDEIWKNHLHISLHSAGYFLNPRYMESSSSDPNIVEDMNLCMMLMGRDPCVQDLVQHQLKKYQTKLELQIEKHRKRKQISGESTSNPLVYFPPETWWSIHGVEYRELQRCAIRILSQTCDGASKFNLTRSFAELMLTNGDEQIEIKALTDSTYVHYNMRLQNFDDSREKGITIDEIDPQSGWKYDLEGHK
- the LOC140840867 gene encoding uncharacterized protein; translated protein: MPCLKVPADVEEVFEAVLLEKKITNLKRSLSAPKGNVNINKANTQVDISEGDCLLENSGFKRASSIKKTKFSEVGTSSHENSSEMEVKKSVGRFFYGTGHPFKDVEETFFLEMVSCFFGHGPIMNNIPSLKELKGWILEDSLLNMQLYVEEMRKTWETTGCSILLDGWIDSSGRNLVNILVYCPRGVIYLKSSDISSFVGNVDAMQLFLDEVLQDVGVENVVQIITYSTSVSMNLVGKRLVEK